The DNA window AGTATTATCTAAAtgcatttattatgttttgtttattgttgatgttttaataaaaaaataaaatatttaaaagaaaataaatgatattgaaTATAGACATTAACCAAGTAAATGTTGTTTTATAaggaaataattttaatcaagaaTGGACTTTACaactaaaaaaagtaaaattgattTAGATTATTAAATGACTCTTAACAATtatcatgatttaattttacacAATAAACATTCTTTATTCTTTCTGGTAcgatgattttataaataattttttaaaaataaaaaatattattttaatagatcttgatataaaaatattttaaaaaacaatcacaattacatttttaaacttaccctaaaaacaaaaggatagtAAACTATAATAGAGATTATAGGAAAAGTAAATATCCCGAGTTAATTGATGAATAGTAGATTACACggttaagaataaattttatcaaaaaaaaaaacttaaacattatggCTGAAGATCAGTTCtcaatcttttatattaattagtttatcAAGAAGTTTGAGCTTATGTTATCGAGTCTCTTTGAAATTTCACTACTATATTAATTCtgacaattaaaaataaattcagttaTAAATATCAGGTTATTTCTGGTTTTGACCTTTGAGTATCCTCACGGTAgtacaaataaatgaaaaggaataaatagatataaatatttatttttttatcataatggTTAGATCTCAGGTTAATCAATGGTTaagattttatgattaaatGGATAAGTGAAGGAGAGGAGGAAGACTCTTTTAATGCATctgctaattttatttttatgaagttgttttttctctgttcttccaaatatatatatattcagaatGTCTGCGTACGCAGTGAAAAGGCACGTTACCTCTGGGAAcgcttaataatttatttttatcatttgactCTTCGGTCAttttttatctcctttttttattagacaaaaatttcccttttcttttcccgaTAATAATAACCTCATGTTAGAAATtgtagttaaaattattttttaaagtgttttttcatactaaaatatattaaaatattttttttttattttttaaaaactatttttaaaatcaacacattaaaacaatttaaaaaatatataaaaaaaattaattttttcatgaacaCTCATACTATACCATATCcataacaacaaaaagaaatacTGATCCAAAAATCGTACATCTTTACAATTTTGGAATAATACGTGAACAATGTGTTCCCaaatacttctttttttttcctgcctgATTGATGTTGGTATCAGCTTTATTCACATGAGAAATTAATTAGAATCAGAATtcaaatctttttctttcttttctggaTATATTAGCTTCGGCGTGTGTTtggtattagttttttttttttaatttaattaaaaatatattgaaataatatttatttattttatttttaatattagtatactaaaatcatctttttatatatataaataatttaacatattttcaaataaaatataatttgaaatacatttaaaaaatatatataaaagctaaaGAAACAAACACTCAATGATCACCCGTATCTGCTGCTTGAAGATTTAACCCTCCTTGCCTTTTAACGGTTTAACCGTTCACTGGCGCACTTTAGCAATTCTAGCCTTTTAACGGTTTAACCATTCGTGGTTAGTTAgtgattttatttgagattaattttagggtttttgattattctaaaataaaattattaattaattatgattttatttgatggcttttataaaatgattagaATTGTCTCATTCTGATCTTTTTAACAATATGAAGTGtataaaatatagaattttaatatatttataataattattttttaatgtgatatcaacttatttatttatttatttatcaactattagattttaaatcttaatatcttgattatcatatattttagaatcttatgttaatattaattaatttcacttttaatttttaaataaataatagtttctataaaattaatatttagaatttCTGTTATGTTAGTTATTTTCCAAATAAGTTTCTTAacatatgttatttttcaaaaaaaatttactgctAGAATGGTAAAATACCCCAAACTCAATACCATCGTAGACAGAGAAAGACGCACACGCGCAGTGCTTCGAGggaacttattattattatttgtttctcCAGAAGTTGCAGATATTTGGAGTATTTTGTCGGGCTGGTCTcattctctttatatatatataaagaaagaaaaatatatggagctatcaaatttaataatattatattaaggtTTTCATTTTGTTAAGAATCTGAGATCTCTCCGGGGATACTTCCTCTTTCTTGTGGtctgtgtctatatatatatttatgtgtttATGCAAGAGGCTAGCCTTCATTTCTTGAGAGAAAAGTTCTTTCGTTCAGTACGACTACATCACAGAAGTATCGATGGGTAGGCATCAATTTCCcatcctttccttttgtttttgggtgATGGGTTTTTGTTGATGAGGTTATTAGTCGTGTTTTATTTCagttttcaaagatttttgaTGTGGGTATGTGTGTTTCTTATTTACTTTGTCCTTATAATCTTAactacaacattttttttttgccactgAATTCTGTCTACTCTGTATATTTACATATTTTCTCTTGGTTTTCataaatttctctttttattacaaaaactgtgaaaatatgatgatttttaagGATTCTTTAATAATTTAGGCTTACTTTTTATAGTTTTCCGTACTGTTGGGGTTATTAGGAGTACCTGCTTTCTCATTGGTCATGGTTCTTCTTCAAGAAACCAGCTTTTGGTTTTATTGGCTGGTTTTGTTCTCATAGTGTTTTTGCTTTTTCctcttcaaaatttttaatttctacagAGGTCAACATGAGCTTTTCAAATGACATGGATGATGAATATGAGAAACTCTTTAGGAGATTGAATCCACCCAGGTATGTATTATGCAGAttcgtcatcttttttttttttttttttaattttctaagtGAAAGTGACCTTAAATTTTGAAGTGAAACAGATTTACATCCATTTTGCTCACTTctttctctccctttttttgATGTCAGGGTTGTGATTGATAATGAAGCTTGCAAGAATGCTACTGTCATAAGGGTAAGAGTTTTGGTGTCCTTTTCTGGTGGGCGTGTGCTCTTCAGTCTTGACCAtcgttcttgttgttttttgggCACTAAATATTTCATTGTGTTACAGGTTGATAGTGCTAACAAACATGGAATACTTCTTGAAGTTGTACAAGTCCTTACTGATCTGAACCTTATCATAACCAAAGCTTACATATCTTCTGATGGTGGTTGGTTTATGGATGGTGatacttcttttccttttttcgacacttcttttccttttttctttcttttccaattttACTCTTCCATTGAAGTATGAAAAGTTGattatttagagttttttttcctCACCAGTTTTTAATGTCACGGATCCTGATGGAAACAAGGTTACTGATGAAGCAATTCTAGATTATATTACAAAGGTGAGTTGTGAGTTTTTGATTGATATTATCCTtttaactttcttcttcttcttcttctttatttctttgaGGTGCAAACAGATCTGATTATTTGGTTTTATCTCCAGTCTCTAGGGCCAGAATCCTGCTTTACATCTTCTATGAGATCTGTTGGGGTTAAACAATCCATGGACCACACTGCGATTGAGTTAACAGGAAGTGACAGACCAGGGCTGCTATCTGAAGTGAGTGCTGTACTCACCCACCTAAAATGCAACGTAGTGAATGCAGAGGTCTGGACACACAATATGCGGGCAGCAGCCGTGATGCAAGTAACTGATGAGGAAACTGGGTCGGCAATTATTGATCCAGAGAAGCTATCCAGGATCAAGGAACTTCTTTGTAATGTACTGAAGGGCAGTAACAAATCTAGGGGAGCTAAAACTGTTGTATCTCATGGGGTCACCCATACCGAGAGAAGGCTTCACCAAATGATGTTCGCTGACAGGGATTATGAACGAGCTAACAATGATGAATTAGATGAGAAGCAAAGGCCTAATGTGAGTGTGGTTAATTGGTGCGAGAAGGACTACTCAGTTGTAACTATAACAAGTAAAGATAGGCCAAAGCTTCTCTTTGATACAGTCTGTACATTGACAGACATGGAGTATGTGGTTTTTCATGCTAATATTGATGCTGAGGGCCCAGAAGCTCATCAGGTATAAATCATTTGTGTTTTAATCTTTTCTATCCCCCCCAAAAATGTGTTTATGGATGACCGCTTATGCGATTGATTTTTTGGCTCATGGATTAATGGATTCTTTTGTAGGAATATTATATCAAGCATATTGATGGGTCCCCTGTAAAATCAGAGGCTGAGAGACAAAGGATTATACAATGTCTTGAAGCAGCTATTGAAAGAAGAGTGTCCGAGGTGAGTGAACTATGGTACCTTCAAATCTGAGACCGTTCTTAAGGTTTACTCATAAAACTCTCCTTAGTTTTTTCCAAAATCACGCTTCCAGCCACTATGGATTCAAGCTGTTCTGTGTTTCTTTCCTTGCTATCTAAATGTAGATCTATCATATAATTGTATTGATTACGTTGTTACTTGGGAAATGGTGAGTTGGGTGAAGCTTATATACCGAGGAGGTGATTTTATTGCTATGATAATGACTCTGAATTGGCATGTTAAGCTATGACTGGTGTCACTAACAGTCAAAACACTCTTGCTATTTTATATTCCATGCCATTGTCATATTATGTTTAGTTTCTTCTTGTCTGGTGGTAGATGATGATGCATTGATTCTGTTAGGAATTCACTCGCATGCTTGTGCAGAATGCTCCATTCAAAGGACAGCTTGCTATTGGTTTTCTTGGTGTACTAATATACAACTTGTCATGATGGCAAAGGCTTATTAGATGTCGTTTGTTTTTTAGCTGTTCTTGAAGAGGGTGTTTCCCTATTTCAGATGATTGATTTATTTCTTCCTAATTCAGGGCTTGAAGCTAGAGTTATGCACTACTGACAGAGTGGGGCTGCTATCCGATGTTACTCGTATCTTTCGAGAAAATAGTCTCACTGTCACCAGAGCAGAAGTAACAACCAGAGCTGGCAAAGCagtcaatatattttatgttagtGATGCATCAGGGTATCCTGTTGATGCTAAAACCTTAGATTCCATCCGGCAAGCAATTGGCCAGACCATACTGAAGGTGAAAGGCAGTCCTGAAGAGCTAAAACCGGTGTCTCAGGAATCACCCACTAGGTTTCTCTTCGGAGGTCTCTTCAAATCCAGATCTTTTGTCAACTTTGGGTTGGTTAGATCCTATTCTTGAATAAACTCTTAGCTCGCTCCCCCTGTACATAAAAACCCTTCAGCCAGAAACACTCACTATAGAAAGATCTCCAGTCTTTTTAGCATACTGTGTGACTTAAGTTTAGGAACAAGGTCATTTGTCGTAGGAGGTAGAGACTAAAGAGAGCCAGGAGAGCAGTTGAAATGCTTTAAATACGCCTATTACCCCCTTCACTGAGCTTCATTTGTAACTGTAGATCCATTCAGATGTTGGAGCTAGGAAAACAAAGAATTACCGCGGAAATCTCAGTTCTAACCTGTGtacataattttcaattttagtatTTGTTTCCACTTGACTATGTTGTAGCTAAGCCTTTTCTCGTGTTTTCCTTGGcttatttaataacaatgttCTGCTGAAGTATGGATTGTTTAGTATTATTTGCGAGAATAGGGACTCTGTTTGACTCTAATTTTGGATTGGTGTCCAATCTGTAGCATAAAAAAGGGGTCAAAATTGAATCTCTGTTTGGAAAAGGATCATGTGGTTGAGAAAGGATTAGTTCATTGATACCTGCAGCTCTTCATTGGTGGATGACGGTGTCTCAAACTTGACCAAGCATCCTCTCAAACTTGACCTAGCACCCCCTCCATTATGGTAATTAGACACCGCTGTTTGGTGGCGGCTAATGTATTGCTGATGTGTTCAATACCCACCAAGAATTTGGATTACAAATCTTTAAGGTCGCTGTCCGATACAGACAAAAGCAATTAGATAAGATCTTAAGTTTGGTATGTGAAAGCTCAATTCTCTATCTGAATATTATTCTAGTTTTAAAGAGTTGTTGAAATAagaatgttttttgaaatagtttttttagtttaaaaatatattaagttttattttttaatttcaatgtaTCAAAGCTgtcaataaaatactaaaaaatattgatataattggtttttttttaagttaaaaatattttagaaaaacatctaaaaaataaaaaaaaaatgtgataaaTACCTCTAAATAAATAGCTAATGTAATAGTCGTGCACAcgttgaataatttattttctgaaCACCACCTAGGGATTCAATTTTGGTGTCCTGACGGCCATGACTTCGGCTATGGTTCAAACCATGGTTCTATGATTTTGACGAGTCTGCAACTCTGCATCTTTACTTTGAAGTATAAATATctggtttgtttttgtgtcttttaaatattaaaaaaaatattttttaaatactttccactttttttatatagtgtcgatatcaaaaataaaattttaatatatttttaaataaaaaatactttaaaaaaaattcattcttaTCGGACTTCACATTATAGTTCATTAGTATTTTCTGTGTATTGAAATTTGTATCCTTCCTTGACCAACTTGAGTGaatctttttatatacatatattatttgcTCTGGTCTCATTGGAACAACAAATAAACTACCCAGGAATTCAGGGGCACGCAACATTACAACTGTGTGGAGCtgtgtttttcttggttttagttCCACAATCAAGAGTCTCCCCGGACCAATTATTATGATGGACCAACATTAAATTTATCCCTCGAGTTTGGTTAAAAGCGACctctatatttaaaaatttaattttacctgatttgatttgaaggtagaattctaaaaactaaaaatattcagAAAAGAGCATGCTATCGTATTCATCCAATGCAAGTTGGAGCGGTCCATTTCTGAATCTTTCTAGTCAAATCCAAAGTGATATGAACTCCCCTTTTCACGATTATTCTGCCCGAAACAGTGTGTGAAAGCTTCAAGCCAGCAAAAATCTGTGCAAAAGGATAAAGACGCTGTTCGGTGCGGTGtggcaatttcttttttaatgttttttatttttaaatatattaaaataatatttttttaaaaaatatttttaatattaatccattaaaataatataaaaacacacaataaaattgatttgaaataccttttctttttacattgaaaaaaattatttattttattttactgatATCTACAGTAATCTGAAACACTCACATGAACATGGGAAAACGCGTTTCCATTATGTAATAGATGGCCCCATTCTGTCTATTGACTAACATTATTGCTTGGGGTGTCGTCGAGGTTTTCCCGGGCGTGGCCACGTGGCTTCTCTTGCCGTTCTTGGATGATGCAGCGTCAGCATCGCCTCAACATCacaactttttcttcttttattgtgGCTCGTCGATGATTGGGTTAGCATTGAATAATTGAGGTGTGGCTGACTTTTACTTAGATATTAAAGTTCTGTTtggaaattttaaattattttatttaaaaaaatttaaaatatatttttttacattaacatgtcaaagtaataaaaaaatactaataaattttaaaaaataaaaaatattattttaatacatttttaaataaaaaatattttaaaaaataatctatcatATATCCCTGAAATATTGAATCCAGTTTTTTACACGGGAGTCTGCGTTGCTTTGCATCAGTGCTGGGATACCGTGCGAAAACACAAGGAAATTCAGGGATGGAACTCTTGAAACGAGCCCTCCCTAGTTCCTATGATCGTGATGGAAACCTAAAATTTAAgccttgaattttctttctataataaatgaaacattttgatttcaaagcATGTTAACGTCACCGAAAACATATAGAAAGCACATGCCTCAATCAATGGCAACCACCCacctacttttttttatatatatagtttttgagACTTGAATCTTGTTTAAAAGTAGTCTCTTCGTCAACTTCATGTGATTTGTTGAGCTCCAATACTTGACCAACGAGCTCCACAGTTTGACTACCGCCTATATCTACACACTGCCAGGCCAATTTGACGGGGAAACAATTTGAGATTTCACTTGTGTGAATCCCCAGAAGACAAGAACCCGCCACCCGCCACCccccacaaaaaaatagaaaaaatagaaagacgTGCAAAGAACTTAATACTGATAAACCCTGTtacttgctgttttttttttttttttctgcctgGACTAGTCAACAGTCAACGCTCTGAAACATGCGTGGGAGCTATAAAGTGCCAGCTATATAAGTAAGATAATGAAGGATCTACGTGCCACTGGGGCTAGTTATTCAAGATGATCAgcttagctagctagctagactGGCAGGGCAAAATCATGGCATGAATCTTTTAATTGAGTGCACGAGCTCTGATTGAATGGTTATCCCGTTCATTATTTTATAACTGCTGACCATGATTCAgttgacaggaaaaaaaaaaaaaaacctgtctAGATACTTGTCTGAAACTGAATggtaaaatgcaaaaaaaaggaaaataaaatgcataGGGAAACCAAGAGTGTCATGTGCTGCCAGGTTCTTGTCACTGAAAATCTTGAGCCTTTAAATGCGTGCAAGGATTCCTCCCACACATGAaagataataaagaaaaatgcaaagattctTACATCAACAGAGACAGAGGCGACCTCTTCTCCTCACATGAAAGGTTTGCTGAGAGCTAACCACAATATATATTCTATTGTCGAGTGATTTTATATGGTAATTCGAGGGCATCATCATGCACGCAAGACGTGGCAGTTTGCCAATCTCTAGCCAATCATCACTTGATTCACTCCCCCGtattcttcccttttctttccttccaagAGAGTATTTTCAAACTAATTTACTTACCAATCAAAAGTAAACCTCCTCTTCAGATACATTCCTGCATGggtttaatgcattttttaaaaaataaatccctttgaaaataatcattttaagattcaaatctaaaaaaaactaagagatcATTCAATCTACGATCCC is part of the Populus alba chromosome 10, ASM523922v2, whole genome shotgun sequence genome and encodes:
- the LOC118046795 gene encoding ACT domain-containing protein ACR4, whose amino-acid sequence is MEVNMSFSNDMDDEYEKLFRRLNPPRVVIDNEACKNATVIRVDSANKHGILLEVVQVLTDLNLIITKAYISSDGGWFMDVFNVTDPDGNKVTDEAILDYITKSLGPESCFTSSMRSVGVKQSMDHTAIELTGSDRPGLLSEVSAVLTHLKCNVVNAEVWTHNMRAAAVMQVTDEETGSAIIDPEKLSRIKELLCNVLKGSNKSRGAKTVVSHGVTHTERRLHQMMFADRDYERANNDELDEKQRPNVSVVNWCEKDYSVVTITSKDRPKLLFDTVCTLTDMEYVVFHANIDAEGPEAHQEYYIKHIDGSPVKSEAERQRIIQCLEAAIERRVSEGLKLELCTTDRVGLLSDVTRIFRENSLTVTRAEVTTRAGKAVNIFYVSDASGYPVDAKTLDSIRQAIGQTILKVKGSPEELKPVSQESPTRFLFGGLFKSRSFVNFGLVRSYS